The following is a genomic window from Rhododendron vialii isolate Sample 1 chromosome 9a, ASM3025357v1.
cgtgccgtgcccgtgccgtgccgcccATTTCCGTGCCCGTGCTGTGCCCCGGACCCACTACaatcgtgttgtgtcgtgccgtgccagacCAATACTGTGCTTGTGACGTGCCGTGCTACCCCGTGCCCGTGTGGTGTCGTGCCGGCatggcccatttgacacctctagacAAAACTCCTACCTCACTCCCACCTACAGTACAGAGAGTTGATACTTCAAATGTACCTTGTAACggtgtttcttttccttttgttttacgTTTTGTGATTTTTTAGTTAGTCTCGGGGCTTTACAGGTCAAACATGTCGATGCGTAATTTTTTCAAACCTATCTATAAGAGTGGAGGGAAGTGATTGGGAGTGTTGAATTGAATTTCGTTTGGGTCTAGGAtaaaaacccacttttctcactctacttctctctctaaaattctaTGGATGGGAGCTTGGTTTTCTTACGTTTTTCTCTTCTATTGGATTGGTGGAGTGTGGGGAGTATCGTGGTGTGCCCGGGGGTCATTGGTGTGGAGTATTTATAGGTGAATTTTGAAAGGGAAGGATATGATCGAATTTAATAGAGTTGGGTTCATAGAATTTGGAATGGATGAATTGGAGCCGAGTTTGGGGTTAAAGATGAAGCAATAGGTGGATAAGAACGAATTAAGTTCGGATTTTTCTTTGATGATGaaggatttttttggtttttgcatGTGGGAATGAATGTGATTTTcttggaggaaaagaaatggagagagagtgagctaTGGAAATTTGTGGGctgtgagagagggagagacagagaggggcTGCAAGAGACAGTGAGGCGAGGGAGATGGAGTGGTGCATGCATGCTACGTGCATGCATGTAGTATAaatgcatgcataattgtatttttaaagaaaataatagtattaaaaaaataattttaataatattattaatgctattaataatatcataaaaaaaatactgttGTTACAGAATTATTGCCAACGGTGGCCCCATTTTTGTCCTGACATTTTTTAATATGGTCCAGTCACCTTCATAACTTTATTTTGGTCGGTTGGTAATGGCGTTGCGGGGCCATTACAGCTGCACTAAggccattttctttttaattctaacatttcaatcaatttttgagtacttttttttttttccgcacgGATGAAGTTCACTGCGGGATCAGGGCAGTGCTACAGCTACAGCTACAGCTACCGCATGTCGTGTGGGACCCATTCACAGATGATTTGAGCTAGccgttcaattatttttttaaaaaaaacctagTAGGCAACGCGAAACATCAGCTCtatccgatatgtgtagatgctCGGTTAAAATTTTGATAATCGTTAAAGGTATTCAGTACTGTGAATTATTGCAAACGGTGGCCCCATTTTTGTCTTGACATATcttttagggaaaattttaaaatagtaCCTAAACTTTTACACAAATCGCACAAACACCTGATCTTTTAATATCATCAAAAAAATACCTGACCTAGTTTAAAACCCATTAATTTTTCACCCGCCGTTAACTTTTCATCCAAAACAGACGGAAATGCTAAAATGGCCGACATCTGGCCATTTGGAGGGAAACCAatatatattttggaaaaaaaaacacattactCTGCTGATTTCTTCCGCCAAAACCCACCTGAGGGGTCATGGAGTTCCAATGGTTTGTTATGAGAGTAATGCTTACAAGACTTCATCTTGGTTATTCtaaatgtttatttttgttgaacTAGTTATTGCACATTTTGGGAATCAAATTTGTGTGCCATTTTTTTTGGCAGAGTTTAAGATGGTGTGAGATaaatgaaggagaagaaggagatGTTTGGAAATTTTGGGACATTCCCATTCCACTTAACTTTTtctataacttttaattttgttcttatttgaattttttccgtGTTTCTTAGTTTTGCGcctcactttttttgttttctgattcgtcttgattctcgtcaagacaaattagaaaagtaatatatatatatatatccaaatattttgggaaatagtCAATTTtgtttacttaaaagtggttattttctaaaatatttggacaaaaataaaaaatatatatactttttcaattcgtcttgttgagacaaatcaataagttagAAAAGGTTGGCGCAAAAGTAACAAAcccgaaaaaaaagaaaagaaaaacaaaattaaaagttatagaaaaaataaaaataattgttaTTGGAACTCCATGGCCCCATAAGTGGGTTTTGGAGGGAGAAATTAGTagagtaatatttttttcctccaaaatgtaTATTGGTTTCCCTCTAAATGGTCAGGTATAGGCCATTTCAGCATTTCCATCTGTTTTTGGATGAAAAGTTAACGGCGggtgaaaaattaataaatttttaaatagatcaggtatttttttgataatattaaAAGGTCAGATGCCTATTCGTAATTTGTGTAAAAGGTCAGGtactattttaaaattttccctatcTTTTATTTGGTCCGGTCACCTTCATAACTTTAGTTTTTGTCAGTTGATAATGGCGTTGATTACAGCTGCACTAAgatcattttccttttaattctTATTCTAAcatttcaatcaattttttagtaCGTTTCTTTTCGCAAGGATAAAGTTCGTTGCAGGTTCCATTGGTTAAACGATTTAGGTTACAATCATTCTACTTCCACACCAAAATACACGTCATCTTACGCACTCACTCTCATAATAGGGATGAAATATGCACATACTATACACCTAGTATATGTAGGACCCACCTCTATTATGAGTGTAAATGTGTAAATGGATTTTAAGTAagaatttttatttagattaTTGGTGTCACTCAAAGTGGGATTCACCAAGAGGAATATGGAGAAAGACGGTCCGGGGATTGTgttgtgcagcttcgtgctgcgcAACCACCAGCGAGGCTTTGCTGGCATCGGTCTGACGATCAGAGACGTTCACAGCATAGAGCTCATCGAATTCTACTGGagcaccaaaaatcagctcgatcaaatgtCGTTAAGTGTCTCATCGGAACATATATAacctgaaaaaaattaatttagtggttttgatccagtgtttcatatccattaggatttatttttttcaagttatgtattccgatgagacacttaacaatatttgatcaagttgatttttggcACATTTGTACTCGATGAGCTCGATGTGGTGAATGTCTCCGATCGTCGAATTGATATCGGAATAGCCTCACCGGCGGCTGCACaacacgctgtgcagcacgaaacTGCACAACACAGTCCCTCAGTCCAGagaaagacattttttttttaaatggagaAAGACATTCTGGCTAGTATGTTAGAGCATGTAAAATAGGAAGAAAGAAGTATGTTGAGTTCACACTATTCGAAAATATCACTTGTTTTAATGCAAAATACCATTTAATCTATTTATATAAAGGAAACAAGTTGTTTTGAAAAGTGGGTATTTTTGgactaaataaaaaatatataaaaaaatacttaattcgtctctaaataagtgttcagcgcgcaaaactaggccttagAAAAGGAgcatttattttgttaaaaaaatcaatttttttttacaaattaatagatagcaatgagttctattagattgtgaaaaaaaattaaattttttaataaaaatatacatattttgtaAAGTCTAGTTTTGCGTgccagacacttatttagggacggagggagtactatttagTGATCtctccgataaaaaaaaatagcgtgaacacacacacatgcgcgcgcgcgcgcgcacacacacacacacatatatatatatatattagggcGGTTCAaaggacacccaaaaaaatacctaaaaaaacatcttaaattcaatctcatagttcccgatcaaatttttatgatccgaaccgttcaatgtgtgcaaaatgtgattttaagggtgctcgctaaaaattagcaaaaaaaatgaccgtgaaaggcttgatttgagccatttttatttgaaccgttcaataaaaaactgttcgaaactgttcggattaagcccttctcggtcattttttttgctgatttctcacgggtacccttaaaatcacgttctgattacattgagcggctcagatcatcaatatttgatcgggaactatgaggtatttttttggtatcccCAGAGCTGCCccgtatatatacatatatactccctccgtccctttttaaatgtcctgcttcgtaactccaacttattaaaaagacatcatcattacacctttcacatcaactttttcctccactttccttccttacccatcatcattacacttttactcactaacttttcaaaataaaatctacttttagggacaaaatagacaatacaccaacttttaccctcctaactttacaaaatggacacttattaagggacagtctaaaatggaatactggacacaaaaaaagggacggagggagtatatatatatatatatatatatatatatatatatatatataaatatttgttttgttgtgttcaaaaaatgtatttttctgAAACAAAGCGTATATACTCTACTTGATAAAAAGAGCTAGTGGCGTCAATAATTTTAATAAGTCAATTAATATTTGATGGGAGGAATAGGTAAATGTACACAATCCAATCTTGGTCGATCAGGCCCCGTTcaaaaaaccttcttaaaaaataagcagcttatttcacattttcaaaatcaaaaataaagtaaatgaaaaataattttttaatttttttttgcatcgtataaaagatctcatcgagatcttccaaacaagatccatattgtatatttttagatttcaacaagcccataattttttagcttaaaattgccttcttaaaaaataaggacttatttccGGAACCTGAATTTCCAATTTGTCAattcccgatatatatatagagagagagagagagagagagagagagagagagagagagatacatacatacacatacacgcACACATAATAAAAGTTACTGTTTTGATCAGAGTAGGTGAcatgttgaaaattgaagaacaataaataaataaatggtaACACTGGAGTAGGTGAcatgttgaaaattgaagaacaatactccctccgtcccttatttatagtccggtattattttgggctgtcttttaataagtgtccattttataaagttagtgggtaaaagttggtgaattgtctattttgtccctaaaagtagattccattttaaaaagtaagtgagtaaaagtgtaatgatgatggataagtagggaaagtggaggaaaaagttaatgtgaaagatataatgatgatgtatttttaataagttggaattacgaaacagaacacttaaaaagggacggagggagtaataaatgGCAAGTTCCCCTTTTTATTTTAAGTTGATTtatcccccaaaaaaaaaaaaaaatgggaacacCATCAGGGGCGGAGCTAGTACGGGAGAGGTGGCATGTGCCACCCCGttccaaaaatacaaaaaaaaaaaaagaattacccaaaaaaagttaAGTAAAAAAGTACGTACGTAGAATGTGCTCAATGGTCACTTTGACATATGGTTCAGTCACATGCCTTTGGCTTTGGGTGTTGGTGCACAAGGATTTGAAACTCGGCATTCTccattttaaatttttcctcttttcaacctgtctctctctcatatttgaagttattttttttctcgacaaacgaaatttattaaaaactcgaaagggtacatcgaagaaataaaataaaaacaaacaaagaaagcaagaccgtccaacaaaaagttgaaaagttACATGCAGCACCTCAAGAAAAGAAGTGCAATTTGAGCTTTCGGATACCATCCAAAAATAGCCTAAAGTCCTCCACCGAGTAAAACTTAATTTCTAACTTGGACTTCATCCACATTGCAACTCTGGTTTTAACAATCTTCCCCACCTACTCAACATTAGTTGTAGCGTTGTGAAAACATATTTGAAGTTTTTACATAAATTTCCTAatagtttgtattttttttgcactaattGCAGAGGAATTTAATGCACTTggacatcaattttttttttccacaagtttagtatttttactgcatatttcttttttgcatAAATTCTCACATggtttgtctttctttttttcactaATTGGAAAGGAACGTAACACGTTTggacattaatttttttcccataagtTTAATATTGTTTTCCCCTCATGGTTTGTATTTTTTCCCCCACTAATTGGAGAGGAACATAACACATTtggacattatttttttttccacaagtttagtatttttattGCATGTTTCTTTATAGATTATAGTGAGTGTTTATTGACataaaaattgaattcaaaaaCATGTTGATTTACATACTTGTATGAATAAATTACGGTGCCACCCCCGTTTCCGAATCCCCTTGAACATCagactccctccgtcccattttaaCTGTCTCCAACAGGAATTCGtccattttcaaacaaaaaaacattttttcacatattattcttttaaatttcttataccaaattaaagtgctcattaagtactttaatttggtgtaagagaataaaaataataatatgtaaaaacaaattaaataaaaacaaaaccaaaaacatatGCTGCATAATTTAATTACTAGCGtaagcacccaaaaaaaaaaaaaaaaaaagacagcaaAAAAGAACAAGGGGAAGATAGAGAAAGTACCGGTGGAGGAAAAGCTGGGGAGTGGTTAATTAACAGGATCGGTACGTAACTTTGTTTTCCTCCTCCTATAAATAGTAGTAAAATTGGCTGCCTTTCCCAGTCCAGTATTTCCCTTATTAGAAAGAACTAGaattaaagaaacaaaatggAGCCATGTTATAGAGATAACAgagacgaagaagaagacgaaAAGCAGTATAGCTATGCAAGGGAAGTGATACGCTCCTCAGTGCTACCATTGGTGTTGAAGGCGGTGATAGAGTTAGAAGTTCTAGACATCATAGCCAAGGAGGGTCCTGGAGCCCAACTCTCTGCCTCGGAAATCGCATCGCGGTTGCCACCCTCTGCTGCTGCATCCGGTCGCAATCCGGATGCGCCGGAGATGCTGGACCGGATGCTGCGTTTCCTGGCCAGCCACTCGATTCTCACGTGCTCGGCAGCCATCTCCACCTCCTCCGACCCAACGCCGACTGGGCCAGCTGGCCCAGTCGGCGAGACAAGAGTGTATGGGCTGGCACCTGTGGCCAAATACTTCGTTCCCGACCAAGACGGAGTCTCGTTAGCGTACTTGCTGTTCATGTCCCTGGACAAAGTCCACGTTAACAGCTGGTAATTAGTAAATCATACGCACACATTCGAACTCGCCTTAATTTCCTTGAATAAATAGTAGTTTTACTTTGTCCGTCTTATAATTTTGGTTGCTTTATGATTTGATTTCCTTGATTAACTAGGTACGAACTAAAAGGGGCAGTTTTGGAAGGAGGGATACCCTTCGAACGGGTACACGGGATGCATGTATATGAATACTGCGGGAAAGATGCGAGGTTCAATGAGGTATTCAACAAGGCCATACAATGTGTCTCCAAACTTCTCATCAAGAAAATCCTCCACTCCTACAAGGGCTTTGAGCAACTCCGAAGCCTTGTTGATGTTGGTGGCGGCCTTGGTGTCATCCTCAGCTTGATCACTGCCAAGTACCCACACATCAAGGCCATTAATTTTGACCTCCCACATGTTATTCAGCAAGCCCCGCCCTATCCTGGTACGTATGATTTCCAATCCTTTTATTTTCGATAAAACAACGTATACCAAACCTCACTGTTCACTATTGAGGGCGTGCgatagaaaataaagaaaacccGGATAAACCATAAGAGTTTTCAAAACATATAATTATTAGCTCATTTTACAAGTTATGGTAGTGTAACTTTGTTGTAGGGGTGGAACATGTGGGAGGAGATATGTTTGAAAGTGTTCCGAAGGGCGATGCCATTTTCATGAAGGTGAGTTTCAGTttggaaactgattttcgcgctccactttttactgatggcgctccaattttaacgtgaagttactagtaacttcatgaacaaagtggaacGCCATCAGCAAAAAGTGAACCTGTCAGTAATTAGGATGCACATATAGCATTTATATATGCTTTGGTAATTAAGATGGTTTCAATATACGATACATGGATCTAATTATAATACTAATGACGATTAATTGTTGGCGATGTATgtaatcatatatatatagcgGGTACTTCATAATTGGAGTGATGATCAATGTCTACAAATACTAAAGAATTGCCATAAAGCTCTACCAGAGCATGGAAAGGTAATTGTGGTGGAGACAATCCTTCCAGCGATCGTAGATACAAGCAATGCAGCAATATCCGCTTTTCACATTGATTTGCTGATGATGTCTGAACTCGGTGGGAAGGAGCGCACAGAACAGGAGTACCGGACCCTAGCAGTTGGAGCTGGATTTTCTGGCATCAAACTGGATTGCTATGCGCGTACCTTTTGGGTCATGGAATTTTACAAGTAGTACTGTCCACTTGTGGAGTACTTGATCGAGCTAAAACTTGCATTAATTCCTAGtagtattatgttattttgttTGGGTCATGAATTAAGACCGTAAGTAGTCATGTTCCGATATATGTGATGTTCCCTTATGTCCTGTTGCTCTTTcgctttgttttttggtttttgttggaCTGTTTCCAAATGTATTaggaaaaaaatgtgaaaaacatAGAAAGGAATTACACATGTAGAACAAggtaaaacaaaacaaacatttcAGAACAAAGCAATCTCCTAATTTCAATTCGATCGAACCAAGTTACGCATTTTCAGAGCCACAGGCACCAACATCACTCATCGATAAGGCACGAACAACGGACACGAACAACATTCTTTTTGTTTCCTCCTTGATGTACCCTTAAATTATCGAGTTTCTTTTAATCTTGTTTTGCCGATTAAGAAAGAAAGGGCAACCTTTTTTGAAGTTAAATATTGTTCAGTGGTTGCTACTATTCTTGAGTAATGGTATGAATATAGAACTCTACCGGCGGGCTCGATTTCAAGAGTTTTTTCCTTTCGAATTTAAAGGGGGTCTGTAGAGACCCGTTAATAATTTTAATTGATTTTATTTAATAACGTGGATGCGTAACTATATTAATAGTTTAGTTAGCAATGGATTTCTTTTTTATATGTATTTATGTGAATGTAAGTGTCAGTATGCATGATTAATCGGATTCAATTTTGTGCGCCAAGGACGAGTTGTTGGTATCTACATGTTATGGAGTACTTTTctggcaccaaaaaaaaaaaaagaacttgagAGTTATTAATTATTATCGATTTGTTAGCTTTAGGGGCATTAGTGTATCGACTTAAAACATTTTAGAGATGGAGCAATAAATTGATTCTTTGAGGGGCTATAGTGCAATTATGCACTTATAAAGGGGGAAAGAACAGGGAACACCTcgttcctttttttcctttggaggcgactattcgcaactccgtattttttttcttagcctattaaaaattttcaattatactcgacagttagttaccgaaactgagatacattttcagcattcaattaccaaaatataatatttttttcaataactatttaccgaaaatatatgttaggtagttgtttaccgaaagttgaacatattttcgacatgtagttaccgaaatataatcttgttttcaacagctatttaccgaaatgttatgtatgattttcaacaactatttaccgaaatgtagtgggctacggaagaaaatacggggctgcatTCAGTCGCCCCCTTTCCTTTTCtgcgttcttcttcttcttttatctgtgtctctctctcctactcaACTCTACCCAAACCCTAGACTTCAACCCTAAAATTGGATCTCAAGATTCGAGAATCTCGCAAAAAGGTAAGAAGAGAACGTGATCTACAAACATAGGGCTATGCATCTATCCCAACAATGTCGCATTCAGCTAACTTTAGAGTTCCTAGCATTTCGGGATTTGGCTCTTTTAAGGTAGGAATCTTGGTAAATGCTTAGATATGGGAAAGTATAGTGAGATACATCTAAAAATCCGTGATTatagtgtttttcttttcaattttaagtTAACCCGAATATGTTCCAAGTAGAGGTGATTTATGCGTAATATGTCTTGTTCAAAGTATATGTGGACTATGTGTAGCGTGTGTTATTCATGAGTTTTGAATTGTCACGATTGATTAAAGACCTTGATGATTATTTACCAGATTGTGTAAGTTTCAGTATGTTGGACTTGTTTAGTATATCAGTCATTTGAGTAAAGGATGATCTAATATGTGATTATTTGATACATTCCTATGAGGTGTTTGATAATATGACTGAGAGAAAAATTAAACTAATTCTTGTAATTAGACACCACACTTGATAATGACTCTACTTATATAATGATTTGATGATAATTTTACTATCGTGCAATTGGATTCTTGATTATGACTTTGTTGAGACTATGACTAGATTGTACGATCTTTCTTGTAGTTTTGGATGATTTGGAATTGGTACTTGTTATTTGGGCTAGTGAGCCATGTATTGGAGGTTGACTTGACCATTTTATATTTGTTGTGTAGCCAGAAGCATGTGGATAACGAGTTTATCCGTCAGTTTATAGTTTGTAAACCCGCGCGAGATAAGGTGTCTCATAGACCTTTGGGTTAGTAACCCATAAATTTAGATGATTAGGGACCTGATCAATCGCCTGGCTAGCTAGGATTGGTACACAACTTGTTAATTTGGACCATCGGTCTTATGTGCTCTTTTTTTCTCCTACTTGACTTATAATTTGATGTGTTGTATGATTGAAGGACTTTGGATGTATGAGATGAGATGAGCTTACGAGATTTGGTTATAACTTGGTATTTGGATTATTATCTGATCGGattatttttatcattatttCGGTTGGATGCTTGAGAAGTAAAAGTTATTATGCATTCATTTGTTCTAAGTTACGATATATCCAATGGTTGTCTTTTGAGGCTTAATAAAATGCAAGTTTTCTTACAATATTGCAGAAACTCACAAATTGACGTATTAAAAAAGTAGACAAGAACAAATTATTTTGTGTATCGTGCGTTTTGCTTGCGTTCTCTTATCTTTGT
Proteins encoded in this region:
- the LOC131300318 gene encoding caffeic acid 3-O-methyltransferase-like, which encodes MEPCYRDNRDEEEDEKQYSYAREVIRSSVLPLVLKAVIELEVLDIIAKEGPGAQLSASEIASRLPPSAAASGRNPDAPEMLDRMLRFLASHSILTCSAAISTSSDPTPTGPAGPVGETRVYGLAPVAKYFVPDQDGVSLAYLLFMSLDKVHVNSWYELKGAVLEGGIPFERVHGMHVYEYCGKDARFNEVFNKAIQCVSKLLIKKILHSYKGFEQLRSLVDVGGGLGVILSLITAKYPHIKAINFDLPHVIQQAPPYPGVEHVGGDMFESVPKGDAIFMKRVLHNWSDDQCLQILKNCHKALPEHGKVIVVETILPAIVDTSNAAISAFHIDLLMMSELGGKERTEQEYRTLAVGAGFSGIKLDCYARTFWVMEFYK